The proteins below come from a single Jaculus jaculus isolate mJacJac1 chromosome X, mJacJac1.mat.Y.cur, whole genome shotgun sequence genomic window:
- the Bhlhb9 gene encoding protein BHLHb9 produces the protein MTGAKNKARAQAKAEKKASVQAKAAVEKQAHTVVKPAAKVHTKGKAKAGPKVDAVAEVKTVSKNRGAEVKEGTRSEPKTPVKATSDLPKAENKATSSACKDKAGTDNWFWAGEEASINSWFWKGEEAGNRSVTKYENKTDAGAQSSVEVIEPVTRVGCKSRTGFEEEEEENVIGNWFWEGDVTGFEPDPKPVYRIVRPQPVDEINEKNRPKDWSEVTIWPKAPAVTPAVLGFRSQAQSETRPSSYIVLASNEENNRSLPAEAASSSKGTRSNSQPIPEYPFGSDPCIQTLEEIRQQIKIRETNGIKPFACPCKMECYMDSGEFEKLVSILKSTTDPLIHKIAQIAMGIHKVHPFAQEFINEVGVVTLIESLLSFPSQDVRKKTVITLNPPSGDERQQKLEIHVKHMCKETVSFPLDSPGQQSGLKILGQLTTEPVHHYIVAGYFSELFHLLSQGNRKTRNLVLKLLLNMSENPNAARDMINMKALAALKLIFNQNEAKANLVSAVAIFINIKEHIRKGSIVVVDHMSYNMLTAIFREVKGIIEAM, from the coding sequence ATGACTGGTGCAAAGAATAAGGCTAGAGCCCAGGCCAAAGCTGAGAAAAAGGCAAGTGTACAAGCCAAAGCTGCGGTAGAAAAGCAGGCTCATACTGTGGTCAAGCCTGCAGCCAAAGTTCATACAAAGGGAAAAGCTAAGGCTGGACCTAAAGTagatgctgtggcagaggtgaagaCAGTGTCTAAAAACAGGGGTGCTGAGGTGAAGGAAGGAACCCGGTCAGAGCCTAAGACTCCAGTTAAAGCCACATCAGATCTCCCCAAAGCTGAGAACAAGGCCACCAGCTCTGCATGTAAAGATAAAGCTGGTACTGATAACTGGTTCTGGGCTGGGGAAGAGGCTAGTATCAACTCTTGGTTCTGGAAGGGAGAAGAGGCTGGTAATCGTTCTGTGactaagtatgaaaataaaaCTGATGCTGGTGCCCAAAGCTCTGTTGAAGTGATCGAGCCTGTAACCAGGGTCGGCTGCAAATCTAGGACAGGatttgaggaggaggaagaagagaatgtTATTGGAAACTGGTTTTGGGAAGGAGATGTCACTGGTTTTGAACCTGATCCTAAACCTGTGTACAGAATAGTTAGACCTCAGCCAGTGGATgaaattaatgagaaaaatagACCCAAGGACTGGTCTGAGGTAACCATCTGGCCCAAGGCTCCTGCTGTAACTCCAGCAGTGTTAGGATTTAGATCCCAGGCCCAGTCTGAAACAAGGCCATCTTCATATATTGTTCTGGcctcaaatgaagaaaataatcgTTCTTTGCCTGCCGAAGCAGCCTCCTCTTCTAAAGGCACTCGCTCGAACTCACAGCCTATCCCAGAGTACCCATTTGGTTCTGACCCTTGCATCCAGACCTTAGAAGAAATTAGGCAACAAATCAAGATTAGAGAAACGAATGGCATTAAGCCATTTGCTTGCCCTTGCAAAATGGAATgctatatggattctggggaatttgAAAAACTTGTTAGCATACTTAAGTCAACTACTGATCCTCTTATACATAAAATTGCACAGATCGCAATGGGTATTCATAAGGTTCATCCATTTGCCCAAGAATTCATTAATGAAGTGGGTGTAGTGACACTTATAGAAAGCTTACTCAGCTTTCCTTCTCAGGATGTGAGAAAAAAGACTGTAATTACCCTGAATCCTCCTTCTGGGGATGAAAGACAGCAGAAGCTTGAAATACATGTTAAGCATATGTGTAAAGAAACTGTGTCTTTTCCCTTGGATTCGCCTGGGCAGCAGTCTGGATTAAAGATACTAGGGCAGTTGACTACTGAGCCTGTTCATCACTACATTGTTGCTGGTTACTTTTCAGAGCTTTTCCATTTGTTGTCCCAGGGAAATCGTAAAACCAGAAATCTTGTTTTGAAACTGCTTTTGAATATGTCTGAAAATCCAAATGCAGCTAGAGACATGATCAATATGAAGGCATTGGCAGCACTAAAACTCATATTTAACCAAAATGAGGCAAAAGCCAATCTTGTTAGTGCTGTGGCCATCTTCATTAACATAAAGGAGCATATTAGGAAGGGCTCAATTGTAGTTGTTGATCACATGAGCTATAATATGCTTACTGCCATTTTCCGTGAAGTTAAAGGGATTATTGAAGCAATGTAA